In Acinetobacter piscicola, a single window of DNA contains:
- the pstA gene encoding phosphate ABC transporter permease PstA: MSTSNTSPVDQNVFDPRVAEELRQKRKAKIEKSLASRHRTEKSFRFFGLASVIIGLAFVVLLFGSILAKGLPAFWQASVNIPVYFDPKIIDVGPPPTQSQNESPAQFQERFVDWQTKMGMVDWDALLVNGMIAKDPKLAAHRDELGSIYTSSEAYRLRDMVMQDPALIGQKKDVKVLADANVDVWLAGNIDRNLPDDQQQLSPEVRKLADSMSASGDIDRTFNMQLFTNPDSRSSPATAGLAGAFMGSLFMMLIVIFISIPIGVASAIYLEEFAKQNWLTDVIEVNINNLAAVPSIVFGLLGASIFVSWMHMPISAPLVGGLVLSLMTLPTVIITTRASLKAVPPSIRQAALGLGASRVQTIFHHVLPLALPGILTGAIIGVAQALGETAPLLLIGMSAFVANIPATPLDQSTALPVQIFLWQGNELRNFFEGRTAAAIIVLLALMILLNSLAIWLRKKFEVRW, from the coding sequence ATGAGTACATCAAATACATCTCCAGTGGATCAAAATGTATTTGATCCTCGTGTGGCAGAAGAATTACGTCAAAAACGTAAAGCAAAAATTGAAAAATCGTTGGCATCACGTCATCGTACTGAAAAATCATTTCGATTTTTTGGTTTAGCGTCAGTGATCATTGGTCTTGCATTTGTTGTATTACTCTTTGGTAGTATTTTAGCCAAAGGTCTACCTGCATTTTGGCAAGCAAGTGTGAATATTCCTGTTTATTTTGATCCAAAAATAATTGATGTAGGACCACCGCCGACCCAATCTCAAAATGAATCTCCTGCACAGTTTCAAGAACGTTTTGTTGATTGGCAAACTAAAATGGGCATGGTGGATTGGGATGCATTACTTGTAAATGGCATGATTGCAAAAGATCCAAAGCTGGCAGCACATCGTGATGAATTGGGCAGTATTTACACCAGTTCTGAAGCTTATCGTTTACGTGATATGGTGATGCAAGATCCTGCATTGATTGGTCAAAAGAAAGATGTCAAAGTCTTGGCTGATGCCAATGTAGATGTCTGGCTTGCAGGCAATATTGATCGTAATTTACCAGATGATCAGCAACAATTAAGCCCTGAAGTACGTAAGTTAGCCGATTCGATGAGTGCATCAGGTGATATAGATCGTACCTTTAATATGCAGTTATTCACCAACCCAGATTCACGTAGTTCACCTGCAACAGCAGGTTTAGCGGGCGCATTCATGGGCTCATTGTTCATGATGTTGATTGTGATTTTTATCTCAATACCTATTGGGGTAGCATCTGCGATTTACCTTGAAGAATTTGCTAAACAAAACTGGTTAACCGATGTTATTGAAGTGAATATCAATAACTTGGCTGCTGTTCCTTCGATTGTCTTCGGTTTACTCGGCGCATCGATCTTTGTTAGTTGGATGCACATGCCAATTTCTGCACCATTGGTTGGTGGTTTGGTGTTAAGTTTAATGACTTTACCAACCGTTATTATTACCACACGTGCATCATTAAAAGCAGTTCCACCTTCGATTCGTCAGGCAGCTTTAGGTTTGGGTGCATCACGTGTACAAACTATTTTCCATCATGTTTTACCCTTGGCTTTACCAGGTATTTTAACGGGTGCGATTATTGGTGTGGCACAAGCACTCGGTGAAACTGCACCATTATTGTTGATTGGCATGAGCGCATTTGTTGCCAATATTCCTGCAACACCTTTAGATCAATCAACAGCTTTACCTGTACAAATCTTTTTATGGCAAGGCAATGAACTGCGTAACTTCTTTGAAGGGCGTACAGCGGCTGCCATTATTGTTTTACTTGCCTTAATGATTTTACTGAATAGTCTTGCAATTTGGTTGCGTAAGAAGTTTGAAGTACGCTGGTAA
- the pstC gene encoding phosphate ABC transporter permease subunit PstC, producing the protein MNLLLIGVLLALVAIAYQIGLSKSRNIAGKGKNSATLHSRPGYYGALVALWCGIPAFLILVVWNLVEPNLLKQIILNHVPASIVASSDHASIQVLVERVKAIASGFGVSDTPAAYEVAAAAELKKVQTIGAFAKFAVVICAALLGLVWAKKRVEKQYRARNQVEKTINVALALCSGVAILTTVGIVMSMFSEAMRFFQFVSPLDFFLGTEWNPGFSTSGSAEGSYGLLPLLWGTLMVSIVALLVAVPVGLMIAIYLAEYASPRLRAWAKPAIEILAGIPTIVYGVFALMIIGPFFKMAGDLVGLNINATSALTAGFVMGIMIIPFVSSLSDDIITQVPSALRDGSLGLGATKSETIRRVVMPAALPGIIGAFLLAASRAIGETMIVVLAAGNSPLLHVNPLEAVSTVTVTIVNQLTGDTDFASPQALVAFALGLTLFVITLGLNIVALYIVRKYREQYE; encoded by the coding sequence ATGAATCTGCTACTTATTGGCGTGTTATTGGCTCTCGTAGCAATCGCGTATCAAATTGGTTTAAGTAAAAGTCGAAACATCGCGGGTAAGGGGAAAAATTCAGCTACCTTACACTCACGTCCAGGCTACTATGGTGCATTGGTTGCATTATGGTGTGGTATCCCTGCATTTTTGATTTTAGTGGTATGGAATCTGGTTGAACCGAATCTATTAAAACAAATTATTTTAAATCATGTTCCTGCATCAATTGTTGCATCTTCAGATCATGCCAGTATTCAAGTTCTCGTTGAGCGTGTCAAAGCCATTGCTTCTGGTTTCGGGGTGAGTGATACACCAGCTGCATACGAAGTTGCGGCAGCTGCAGAATTAAAGAAAGTTCAAACGATTGGCGCGTTTGCCAAGTTTGCAGTGGTGATCTGTGCAGCATTGCTTGGTTTAGTTTGGGCAAAAAAACGTGTCGAAAAACAATACAGAGCACGTAACCAAGTTGAAAAAACGATTAATGTTGCATTAGCACTCTGTTCAGGTGTTGCGATTTTAACAACCGTTGGCATCGTGATGTCAATGTTTAGTGAAGCGATGCGTTTCTTCCAATTTGTGAGTCCTTTAGACTTTTTCTTAGGTACAGAGTGGAATCCTGGTTTTAGTACCTCAGGAAGTGCAGAAGGAAGTTATGGGCTATTACCACTGCTGTGGGGCACACTCATGGTTAGTATCGTGGCACTTCTTGTTGCTGTACCTGTGGGTTTAATGATTGCAATTTATTTAGCCGAATATGCCTCACCGCGCTTACGTGCGTGGGCAAAACCTGCAATTGAGATTTTGGCGGGTATTCCAACCATCGTATATGGCGTTTTTGCCTTAATGATCATTGGACCATTTTTTAAAATGGCAGGTGATCTGGTTGGACTGAATATTAATGCAACGAGTGCATTAACTGCAGGTTTTGTCATGGGCATCATGATTATTCCATTTGTTTCTTCATTATCGGATGACATTATTACCCAAGTACCAAGTGCTTTACGTGATGGTTCTTTGGGACTGGGTGCAACCAAATCTGAAACCATTCGCCGTGTGGTGATGCCTGCTGCATTGCCGGGTATCATTGGTGCATTCTTACTGGCTGCATCACGTGCAATTGGTGAAACTATGATCGTGGTACTTGCAGCTGGCAATAGTCCTTTATTGCATGTCAATCCGCTTGAAGCGGTTTCAACTGTGACGGTCACCATTGTTAATCAATTAACAGGGGATACAGACTTCGCAAGTCCACAAGCATTGGTGGCATTTGCTTTAGGTTTGACCCTCTTTGTCATTACCTTAGGGTTAAATATTGTTGCACTTTATATTGTGCGTAAATACCGTGAGCAATACGAATGA
- a CDS encoding substrate-binding domain-containing protein — MRLNHIAIALAVSGAAVASTTHAARDTIQIAGSSTVLPYASIVAEEFGNTFPQFKAPVVGSGGSSAGLKQFCSGVGDNTIDIANASRKIKDTEIAACKKAGVNQILEIKIGYDGIVFASNSHKAAYKLRPQHVFAALAAELPSNGKMVPNPYTRWNQIDKALPNEPITLVIPASNHGTREVFQEKMVDAGCETYQAFKNLDKDALKKTCSNFRKDGKVIEISGDYTETLARLKTSPSAVGVFGLGFYDQNRDKLRVATVNNVSPSEQTILNGSYPVSRPLFFYVKGEHLKSIKGLPQFAEFFLSKKVSGKGSKLERAGLISMSDAERAKVLAAFKAGKGVK; from the coding sequence ATGCGCTTAAATCATATCGCAATTGCTTTAGCAGTTTCAGGGGCAGCAGTAGCATCTACAACACACGCAGCTCGTGATACGATTCAAATTGCTGGTTCTTCAACAGTACTTCCATACGCAAGTATTGTTGCTGAAGAATTTGGTAATACATTCCCACAGTTTAAAGCACCTGTTGTTGGTTCTGGTGGTTCATCTGCTGGTTTAAAACAATTCTGTTCGGGTGTGGGCGACAATACGATTGATATCGCAAACGCTTCTCGTAAAATTAAAGACACTGAAATTGCTGCATGTAAGAAAGCAGGCGTAAATCAAATTTTAGAAATCAAAATTGGTTATGATGGTATCGTATTTGCTTCAAATTCACATAAAGCAGCTTACAAATTACGTCCACAACATGTATTTGCAGCTTTAGCAGCTGAATTACCTTCAAATGGTAAAATGGTACCAAACCCATATACACGTTGGAATCAAATTGACAAAGCGCTACCAAATGAGCCAATTACTTTAGTCATCCCTGCATCAAATCACGGTACACGTGAAGTATTCCAAGAAAAAATGGTGGATGCTGGTTGTGAAACTTATCAGGCGTTCAAAAACTTAGATAAAGATGCATTAAAGAAAACATGTTCTAATTTCCGTAAAGATGGAAAAGTGATTGAAATTTCTGGTGATTACACTGAAACATTAGCACGTTTAAAAACATCTCCAAGTGCTGTGGGTGTATTTGGTTTAGGTTTCTATGATCAAAACCGTGACAAATTACGTGTTGCAACAGTAAATAATGTTTCTCCATCTGAGCAAACAATTCTTAATGGTTCATACCCAGTATCTCGCCCATTATTCTTCTATGTGAAGGGTGAACACTTGAAATCAATCAAAGGCTTACCACAGTTTGCTGAGTTCTTCTTAAGCAAGAAAGTATCAGGTAAAGGGTCTAAGTTAGAAAGAGCAGGTCTAATTTCTATGTCTGATGCTGAGCGTGCAAAAGTGCTTGCAGCATTTAAAGCAGGTAAGGGTGTTAAGTAA
- a CDS encoding fatty acid desaturase family protein, with amino-acid sequence MNDQQYLLKVVQWKDLVHLRTRDVISELLISIPWLCASLAFAYLAWYPLALLCSFMFFLTGLRQVHNAFHFALGISREKTHWVMWILSIVMLGSMHAVQINHLRHHQFCMQDEDVEAKSARMKWWQAFLFGPFFPIMLHKKAFAVGTKTQRKWMSAELLANIILVIAVFFILDVTILKYHVVAMLIGQCMTAFFAVWTVHHDTEDHIYMARTVRNEFKRVVTYNMFYHVEHHLFPAVPTRHLHVLAKRLDAYDPNVEIREVF; translated from the coding sequence ATGAATGATCAGCAATATTTATTAAAAGTCGTGCAATGGAAAGATTTAGTACATTTACGAACAAGAGACGTTATTTCTGAATTATTGATTTCAATACCTTGGTTATGTGCATCTTTGGCTTTTGCGTATTTGGCTTGGTATCCATTGGCATTATTGTGTTCATTTATGTTTTTTTTAACAGGCTTACGTCAAGTGCATAATGCTTTTCATTTTGCGCTTGGAATAAGCCGAGAAAAAACACATTGGGTGATGTGGATACTAAGTATTGTCATGTTAGGTTCAATGCATGCTGTGCAAATTAATCATTTACGTCATCACCAATTTTGTATGCAAGATGAAGATGTTGAAGCCAAAAGTGCACGTATGAAATGGTGGCAAGCATTTTTATTTGGGCCATTTTTTCCAATTATGTTACATAAAAAGGCATTTGCTGTTGGGACAAAAACACAAAGAAAATGGATGAGTGCTGAACTTTTAGCAAATATTATTTTAGTGATTGCGGTGTTTTTTATTTTAGATGTCACCATTTTGAAATATCACGTTGTTGCAATGTTGATTGGGCAATGTATGACAGCATTTTTTGCAGTGTGGACGGTGCATCATGATACTGAAGATCATATTTATATGGCACGAACTGTGAGAAATGAATTTAAGCGAGTTGTGACGTACAACATGTTTTATCATGTTGAGCATCATTTATTTCCTGCTGTACCCACTCGGCATTTACATGTTTTGGCAAAGCGTTTGGATGCTTATGATCCCAATGTGGAAATTAGAGAAGTTTTTTAG
- a CDS encoding Rossmann-like and DUF2520 domain-containing protein, which produces MRISFIGSGRVATHLAQAFARQYQIVQIFSTHFENAQKLASLVQAEAIHHLQEFQDNIDLCVIAVSDQAIAQVIQQLKPYLKNTLVVHSSGSTHLKVLADHYENVGVFYPLQTFSFEREIDWENTPLFIEAQAAASQQKLEILANSLSNRVYLYSSEQRLSLHLAAVFACNFSNACYDMAKQVLDAQQVDFSLLSPLILETAQKAVQNEPRLMQTGPAMRGDHVILNMHEAMLAASQQPYLTHIYRMLSEQIMSRQKIE; this is translated from the coding sequence ATGCGTATAAGTTTTATTGGTTCGGGGCGAGTTGCAACCCATTTGGCACAGGCTTTTGCTCGGCAGTATCAAATCGTACAAATTTTTAGTACTCATTTTGAAAATGCACAAAAACTTGCCAGTCTTGTGCAAGCAGAAGCAATCCATCATCTTCAAGAGTTTCAAGATAATATAGACTTATGTGTCATTGCTGTAAGTGATCAAGCCATTGCGCAGGTGATACAGCAGCTTAAACCTTATTTAAAAAATACACTGGTTGTACATAGTTCTGGAAGTACACATTTAAAAGTATTGGCTGACCATTATGAGAATGTAGGCGTATTTTATCCTTTACAAACCTTCAGTTTTGAACGTGAAATTGACTGGGAAAATACCCCTTTATTTATTGAAGCACAGGCAGCAGCGAGTCAACAAAAACTAGAAATATTAGCAAATAGCCTAAGTAATAGAGTTTATCTCTATTCTTCAGAGCAGCGTTTGAGTTTACATTTAGCTGCTGTATTTGCTTGTAATTTTAGCAATGCATGTTATGACATGGCAAAACAAGTTCTTGATGCTCAACAGGTAGATTTTAGTTTATTGTCTCCTTTGATTTTAGAAACCGCTCAAAAAGCTGTTCAAAATGAACCTAGATTGATGCAAACAGGTCCTGCCATGCGTGGAGACCATGTGATTTTGAATATGCATGAAGCAATGTTAGCTGCTTCACAACAACCTTATTTGACTCATATTTACCGTATGTTAAGTGAGCAAATTATGAGTCGACAAAAAATAGAATAG
- a CDS encoding OmpA family protein has translation MDLISLLKERVTPIVLKGETTYLTEKSTALAEFFPFLLAILKANPNLISALQNNLNPRLADLFHTQSTLKEQYVESVGQHVPHHDIENVLNRSIPATLNVLEDEAGSHDPVVIQHFLEQNYDAISTGLAPWARGILAALGLGTLAATANTTSQAVPPVTPTPVVEEKKKSSFWPALIALLILLFLAFWLLRSCKTEEPTPVTNSTMTSSSQQPAYFQISTDQAGALVTCQAKIGDAKYIDILQKEVKQIFSHQNGCGVDSSNNFNAALVDQNALVSVLKLLKGVPNVNLVWTGNQISLQGADTASLKALADKITPLVKDVQVVVGEAASLDEGAAVTSSIDKAKAALSNIDPNQVRPLDIATALNLQIINFATASAEIPDVNKSVLDQAAALMNKVPNVQLVVKGYTDSTGNAEANKALSQKRAKSVVDYLVAKGVDPSKLQAQGFGQDQPVADNATKEGQFKNRRIEFEVINTETGTVREVDNNGVEEKTQ, from the coding sequence ATGGATCTGATTTCATTATTGAAAGAAAGAGTGACCCCGATCGTATTAAAAGGTGAAACAACATATTTAACAGAAAAAAGTACAGCATTGGCTGAGTTTTTTCCTTTTTTGTTAGCGATTTTAAAAGCAAATCCTAATTTAATTTCTGCCCTTCAAAATAATTTAAATCCGAGATTAGCTGATTTATTTCATACACAAAGTACGTTGAAGGAGCAGTATGTAGAGAGCGTGGGTCAACACGTCCCTCATCATGACATTGAAAATGTTTTAAATCGGTCAATTCCAGCAACATTAAATGTATTAGAAGATGAAGCAGGCTCTCATGACCCTGTAGTGATACAGCATTTTTTAGAACAAAATTATGATGCAATTTCTACTGGTTTAGCCCCTTGGGCGCGAGGGATTTTAGCCGCTTTAGGGCTAGGTACTTTAGCTGCAACAGCAAATACCACATCACAGGCTGTTCCTCCAGTTACACCAACACCTGTTGTGGAGGAAAAGAAAAAATCAAGCTTCTGGCCAGCATTAATTGCTTTATTAATTCTATTGTTTCTGGCTTTTTGGTTATTACGTAGTTGTAAGACAGAAGAGCCAACACCTGTTACCAATAGCACAATGACAAGTTCTAGTCAGCAACCTGCATATTTCCAAATCTCAACAGACCAAGCAGGTGCATTAGTCACATGTCAGGCAAAAATCGGTGATGCAAAGTATATTGATATTTTACAAAAAGAAGTCAAACAAATTTTTAGCCATCAAAATGGTTGTGGCGTAGATTCAAGTAATAATTTTAATGCAGCTTTAGTGGATCAGAATGCTTTAGTGAGTGTATTAAAGTTGTTGAAAGGTGTACCAAATGTCAATTTGGTGTGGACAGGAAATCAAATCAGTTTACAAGGTGCAGATACTGCGAGTTTAAAAGCGTTAGCAGATAAAATCACACCGTTGGTTAAAGATGTGCAAGTCGTTGTGGGTGAAGCAGCAAGTTTAGATGAGGGTGCGGCGGTGACAAGCAGCATTGACAAAGCGAAAGCGGCTTTGAGCAATATTGACCCAAATCAAGTTCGTCCCTTAGATATTGCGACTGCATTAAACTTACAGATCATTAACTTTGCGACAGCATCTGCTGAGATTCCTGATGTGAATAAGTCAGTATTAGACCAAGCCGCAGCATTAATGAATAAAGTACCGAATGTACAATTGGTTGTAAAAGGCTATACCGACTCGACAGGAAATGCCGAAGCCAATAAAGCATTATCACAAAAACGAGCGAAATCGGTTGTAGATTATTTGGTTGCAAAAGGTGTAGACCCAAGTAAATTACAAGCGCAAGGTTTTGGACAAGACCAACCTGTCGCAGATAATGCAACCAAAGAAGGGCAATTTAAAAATCGCCGCATTGAGTTTGAAGTGATTAATACTGAAACAGGTACAGTGCGTGAAGTAGATAACAACGGGGTTGAAGAAAAAACGCAATAA
- a CDS encoding GFA family protein, whose translation MYTASCLCGGIQLKINTEIPQVFVCHCGQCQKAQGSAFVAIAPIETKYLEILQRQALFSEYFATENKKRVFCKVCGSPLFSVRLDLPELVRLRVGIINEPLSAHIASHAFTDYKAVWFEILDEAKKFHEGLN comes from the coding sequence ATGTATACAGCTTCATGTCTCTGTGGCGGAATTCAACTTAAAATTAATACAGAAATTCCTCAAGTGTTCGTTTGTCATTGCGGGCAATGTCAAAAAGCACAAGGTTCAGCTTTTGTTGCCATTGCACCCATTGAAACTAAATACTTAGAAATTTTACAGAGGCAAGCATTATTTTCAGAATATTTTGCTACTGAGAATAAAAAACGCGTGTTTTGTAAAGTATGTGGCTCACCTTTATTTAGTGTGCGTTTAGATTTACCAGAGCTCGTTCGTTTAAGAGTTGGAATCATCAATGAACCATTAAGTGCACATATTGCATCACATGCTTTTACTGACTATAAAGCTGTATGGTTTGAGATTTTAGATGAGGCTAAAAAATTCCACGAAGGGCTCAATTGA